Genomic segment of Candidatus Jordarchaeales archaeon:
TTGACGCCGCAGATCCCTACCCTGAAAAGTTCTACGAGCGGGTCAAAAAATACCTTTCATGCAACGCTAGAATAATTGTCGAGCACAATGCTGACAAAAAATATGTCGTTGTAGGAGCCGCCTCCATCGTGGCCAAAGTTATCAGGGATTCTCGAATGAATGAGCTCAAGGTTTATGGTGAGATTGGGTCAGGTTACCCTCAGGATCCGCGAACTATAGAATTCCTGAGGTGTTGGGTGAGAGAGAAGGGCTGCCTTCCTCCCTTCGCCAGGAAAACGTGGAAAACAGCGAGAAGAATACTAGAGGAAACCTTTCAGAAAAAGTTAATTTGAGCTTTGC
This window contains:
- the rnhB gene encoding ribonuclease HII gives rise to the protein MLVAGVDEAGRGPVIGPMVVSGVLVEESSIESLTRMGVTDSKCLTPSQRSRLFGHIIEVAKKVISLEVPPSEIDDAVCSVGLNELEACKMAEIVNELQPDVAYLDAADPYPEKFYERVKKYLSCNARIIVEHNADKKYVVVGAASIVAKVIRDSRMNELKVYGEIGSGYPQDPRTIEFLRCWVREKGCLPPFARKTWKTARRILEETFQKKLI